In Tsuneonella dongtanensis, a single window of DNA contains:
- the cysD gene encoding sulfate adenylyltransferase subunit CysD, with protein sequence MTAFSMSSPLTHLQRLEAESIHIMREVVAEAERPVMLYSIGKDSAVMLHLARKAFFPAPPPFPLLHVDTTWKFKDMYALREKAAREAGMELLVHRNPEAEAQGINPFDHGPLHTDMWKTQGLKQALDHHGFDAAFGGARRDEEKSRAKERIFSFRTASHAWDPKNQRPELWNLYNAKKRKGESIRVFPLSNWTELDIWQYIMAEGIEIVPLYFSARRPTYEHEGGLFMADDIERLERVLGRRPEITERSIRFRTLGCFPLTGAVESEARTLSEVVQEMLLTTTSERQGRVIDKDGGDASMEKKKQEGYF encoded by the coding sequence GTGACCGCTTTCTCCATGTCGTCCCCGCTTACCCACCTCCAGCGCCTCGAGGCCGAGAGCATCCACATCATGCGCGAGGTGGTGGCCGAGGCGGAGCGCCCGGTCATGCTCTACTCGATCGGCAAGGACAGCGCCGTCATGCTGCACCTTGCTAGAAAAGCGTTTTTCCCCGCGCCGCCGCCCTTTCCCCTGCTTCACGTCGACACGACCTGGAAGTTCAAGGACATGTACGCCCTGCGCGAAAAGGCCGCGCGTGAGGCGGGCATGGAGCTGCTGGTCCATCGCAATCCCGAGGCCGAGGCGCAGGGGATCAATCCCTTCGATCACGGCCCGCTCCATACCGACATGTGGAAGACGCAAGGCCTCAAGCAGGCGCTCGACCACCATGGCTTCGATGCGGCTTTCGGCGGCGCCCGGCGCGACGAGGAAAAGAGCCGCGCGAAGGAGCGCATCTTCAGCTTCCGTACCGCCAGCCACGCATGGGACCCGAAGAACCAGCGCCCCGAACTGTGGAACCTCTACAACGCGAAGAAGCGGAAGGGTGAGAGCATCCGCGTCTTCCCGCTGTCGAACTGGACCGAGCTCGACATCTGGCAGTACATCATGGCCGAGGGCATCGAGATCGTACCGCTCTATTTCTCCGCCCGCCGACCGACCTACGAACACGAAGGCGGGCTGTTCATGGCCGACGACATCGAACGGCTCGAACGCGTTCTCGGCCGCCGCCCGGAAATCACCGAACGGTCAATCCGCTTCCGCACGCTCGGGTGCTTCCCGCTGACCGGAGCGGTCGAAAGCGAGGCCAGGACCCTGTCCGAAGTCGTGCAGGAGATGTTGCTCACCACCACCAGCGAGCGGCAGGGCCGGGTCATCGACAAGGATGGCGGTGACGCGTCGATGGAGAAGAAGAAGCAGGAGGGCTACTTCTGA
- the cysN gene encoding sulfate adenylyltransferase subunit CysN, with protein sequence MSGPAYRTEAIVAEDIDAYLDAHQHKTMLRFITCGSVDDGKSTLIGRLLYDSKMIFEDQLAALENDSKRVGTQGQDIDFALLVDGLAAEREQGITIDVAYRFFATEKRKFIVADCPGHEQYTRNMVTGASTADLALILIDARKGVLVQTRRHSYLCHLLGIRNIVLAVNKMDLVAYSRDEFDRIVTEYSHFAKSIGIESFTAMPISGFKGDNITALSTNTPWYTGPTLVEHLETVEVDSARHAESPLRMPVQWVNRPNLDFRGFAGLIASGSVKPGDAIRVLPSGKTSTVKSIVAFGGDLESAQAGQSVTLTLEDEVDCSRGSVIAAADAPPEVSDQFEATIVWLDDEALLPGRGYWLKLATQTVTATIAEPKYEINVNDPSGAGAHLAASTLDLNAIGVAEVTTDRPIVFEPYEQNRALGGFILIDKVSNRTVGAGMLHFSLRRAQNVHWQATSVGREDHAALKNQKPLVLWFTGLSGSGKSTIADAVEKRLNLMNRHTFLLDGDNVRHGLNKDLGFTEADRIENIRRIGEVAKLMADAGLIVLTAFISPFRAERQMVRDMLPEGEFVEIFVDTPLEVAEARDVKGLYRKAREGKLKNFTGIDSPYEPPENPDIVVNTVETSPDEAAEAIIRKLLPLR encoded by the coding sequence ATGAGCGGCCCCGCCTACCGGACCGAAGCGATCGTCGCGGAGGACATCGACGCCTATCTCGACGCCCACCAGCACAAGACGATGCTGCGGTTTATCACGTGCGGCAGCGTCGACGACGGCAAGTCCACGCTGATCGGGCGCCTGCTCTACGACAGCAAGATGATCTTCGAGGACCAGCTCGCCGCACTGGAAAACGACAGCAAGCGGGTCGGCACGCAGGGACAAGACATTGATTTCGCTCTGCTTGTCGACGGCCTGGCGGCAGAGCGCGAGCAGGGCATCACCATCGATGTCGCATATCGGTTCTTCGCCACCGAAAAACGCAAGTTCATCGTCGCCGATTGCCCGGGACACGAGCAGTACACGCGCAACATGGTCACCGGAGCCTCCACCGCCGACCTCGCGTTGATCCTGATCGACGCGCGCAAGGGCGTGCTCGTCCAGACCCGGCGGCACAGCTACCTGTGTCACCTGCTGGGCATCCGGAACATCGTCCTGGCCGTCAACAAGATGGATCTCGTCGCCTATTCGCGTGATGAATTCGACAGGATCGTCACCGAATATAGCCATTTCGCCAAGAGCATCGGTATCGAGAGCTTCACCGCGATGCCGATCTCCGGCTTCAAAGGCGACAATATCACCGCGCTATCGACGAACACACCCTGGTACACCGGTCCGACGCTGGTCGAGCACCTTGAAACCGTCGAGGTCGACAGTGCGCGCCATGCGGAGAGTCCGCTGCGCATGCCCGTGCAGTGGGTCAACCGCCCCAACCTCGACTTTCGCGGATTTGCCGGTCTGATCGCGAGCGGCTCGGTCAAGCCGGGCGACGCGATCCGCGTGCTGCCTTCGGGCAAGACCAGCACGGTCAAGTCGATCGTCGCATTCGGCGGGGACCTCGAAAGCGCGCAGGCGGGGCAATCGGTCACGCTGACGCTCGAGGACGAGGTCGACTGTTCGCGCGGCAGCGTGATCGCAGCAGCCGATGCGCCGCCCGAGGTATCCGACCAGTTCGAAGCCACCATCGTCTGGCTCGACGACGAAGCACTGCTTCCCGGGCGCGGTTACTGGCTGAAACTGGCGACCCAGACGGTCACCGCCACCATCGCCGAGCCGAAATACGAGATCAACGTCAACGACCCGTCCGGCGCGGGGGCCCATCTCGCCGCCAGTACGCTCGATTTGAACGCGATCGGCGTCGCCGAGGTGACCACCGACCGGCCCATCGTGTTCGAGCCCTACGAGCAGAATCGCGCGCTCGGCGGGTTTATCCTGATCGACAAGGTCAGCAACCGCACGGTCGGCGCGGGCATGCTCCATTTCAGCCTGCGCCGCGCGCAGAACGTGCACTGGCAGGCGACGAGCGTCGGCCGCGAGGACCACGCCGCGCTCAAAAACCAGAAACCGCTGGTGCTGTGGTTCACCGGGCTTTCGGGTTCGGGCAAGTCGACCATCGCCGACGCGGTCGAGAAGCGGCTCAACCTCATGAACCGCCACACCTTCCTGCTCGACGGGGACAACGTGCGCCACGGGCTCAACAAGGACCTGGGCTTCACCGAGGCCGACCGGATCGAGAACATCCGTCGGATCGGCGAGGTGGCGAAACTGATGGCCGACGCCGGCCTCATCGTGCTCACCGCCTTCATCAGCCCGTTCCGCGCGGAGCGCCAGATGGTCCGCGACATGCTGCCCGAGGGCGAGTTCGTCGAGATCTTCGTCGACACCCCGCTCGAAGTCGCCGAAGCGCGCGACGTCAAGGGGCTCTACAGGAAGGCGCGCGAAGGCAAGCTCAAGAACTTTACCGGCATCGACAGCCCCTACGAGCCGCCCGAGAACCCCGACATCGTGGTGAACACGGTCGAGACCAGCCCGGACGAAGCGGCCGAAGCGATCATCCGCAAGCTGCTTCCGCTGCGATGA